The following proteins are encoded in a genomic region of Desulfosporosinus youngiae DSM 17734:
- a CDS encoding DUF6385 domain-containing protein — translation MANFKIFQDNPDQAKVKIFGGNNQALNTDSSGNLTITSTGLAITPPTDGLAITSTGLAITAPTNGLTVTAAAEGLAITPPTGGLAITPPTNGLAITSTGLAITAPTNGLTVTAAAEGLAITPPTGGLAITPPTDGLAITSTGLAITAPTNGLTVTAAAEGLAITPPTGGLAITPPTDGLAITSTGLAITPPTGGLLVTSAGLSIISATTDVSATLANITDTAGSGDTTYNVLGVETWTFAVVNASLAENAQALVTMQISPDGTNWLDEAGPVTINQNSLTTLVSSIFLKYARVYYSAVNAASAVTLNVFFQGEL, via the coding sequence ATGGCGAATTTTAAAATTTTCCAAGACAACCCCGATCAGGCAAAGGTCAAGATATTTGGGGGTAATAATCAGGCATTAAACACAGACTCTTCGGGTAACCTAACGATCACTTCGACTGGTTTGGCGATTACTCCACCGACAGACGGTCTAGCCATTACGTCAACAGGGTTAGCGATTACTGCACCGACGAATGGCCTGACGGTGACCGCAGCGGCAGAAGGACTGGCGATTACCCCACCGACGGGTGGTTTGGCGATTACTCCGCCGACAAATGGCTTAGCCATTACGTCAACAGGGTTAGCGATTACTGCGCCGACGAATGGCCTGACAGTAACGGCAGCGGCAGAAGGACTGGCGATTACCCCACCGACAGGTGGTTTGGCGATTACTCCACCGACAGACGGCCTAGCCATTACGTCAACAGGGTTAGCGATTACTGCGCCGACGAATGGCCTGACAGTAACAGCAGCGGCAGAAGGACTAGCGATTACCCCACCGACAGGTGGTTTGGCGATTACTCCACCAACAGACGGTTTAGCGATCACGTCAACCGGTTTGGCGATCACCCCACCGACCGGCGGTTTGCTTGTTACCTCCGCAGGACTTTCCATTATCAGCGCTACAACTGATGTATCTGCAACTCTTGCAAATATTACGGATACAGCAGGAAGCGGGGACACAACGTACAATGTGCTAGGCGTTGAAACCTGGACATTCGCAGTAGTCAACGCCTCATTAGCAGAAAACGCCCAAGCACTGGTAACAATGCAGATCAGCCCGGATGGGACAAATTGGTTAGACGAAGCTGGTCCGGTTACTATTAACCAAAACTCTTTAACCACATTGGTATCTTCAATATTTCTTAAGTATGCAAGGGTATACTATAGTGCAGTGAATGCAGCGAGCGCAGTTACACTAAACGTTTTTTTTCAGGGTGAATTGTAG
- a CDS encoding YncE family protein: MLFETHAWVTLDNAVAIYNVYSDVLVATIPVGIAPAFPKRTPDGTKVLVPNFGSNTVSVICTAGNLVLATIPVGLAPTSVAIDPTSTTAYVTNSGSGTVSVISIPTHTVVSTITVGTGPTDVTIARDGSRVYVSNSDSNTVSVINPVTNTVIATIPVGTSPNGLAVSLDNTRLFVVNSGSNNVSVINTATNALISLIPVGSNPQKIAANPVNPVFMYVSNFGSNSVSVISTTGLNVITTVPVGINPLGLDVTGDGTQLWVANEGDSSISIINTLTNTIAAALPTSFPPRGVTVGRVGSALSPSDPIDLTDPYQLEEITESVCIIVEKVYASCLQRECFPAFIVTLPTGGVPPFTFVSMTFSTGVIVPGSVVITPIPARPNFSRVQFTIQIPYTLVLRDATGVLFTLTGNLPDINKDIVMYFPPTRPEFDFNLRVETRTEVLTSPVLTSTTIQIAIGSFVITKVTGQVQLLVPAFGFCPEPPLCEEFPDIPENPCINFFDTTLTPFPSDFFPPQLDSCQ, encoded by the coding sequence ATGCTATTTGAAACCCACGCTTGGGTAACACTCGACAATGCCGTCGCCATATATAATGTTTACAGCGATGTGCTAGTCGCTACCATTCCTGTGGGGATCGCACCAGCTTTCCCAAAACGCACACCGGATGGCACCAAGGTTTTAGTTCCTAATTTCGGCAGCAACACTGTTTCAGTCATCTGCACCGCCGGAAATCTCGTCTTAGCAACGATCCCAGTGGGTCTTGCACCAACCTCAGTCGCGATCGACCCTACTAGTACTACAGCATATGTGACAAACTCTGGAAGTGGAACTGTTTCCGTTATTAGCATTCCAACTCATACCGTCGTAAGTACAATTACAGTTGGAACAGGGCCAACCGATGTTACTATTGCTCGTGATGGCAGCCGTGTCTACGTAAGTAATAGCGACAGCAATACAGTCTCTGTCATCAATCCTGTAACCAATACCGTTATCGCTACAATCCCAGTAGGAACTTCACCCAATGGTTTGGCTGTTAGCTTAGACAACACGAGGCTCTTTGTTGTCAACAGCGGCAGCAACAATGTCAGTGTCATTAACACTGCAACGAATGCTCTTATCAGCCTCATCCCAGTCGGCTCAAACCCACAAAAAATTGCTGCAAACCCTGTTAATCCTGTCTTCATGTATGTAAGCAACTTCGGATCAAACAGCGTAAGCGTAATTTCGACTACGGGACTCAACGTAATAACAACTGTTCCTGTCGGAATAAATCCTCTCGGTCTAGATGTTACTGGCGATGGCACCCAATTATGGGTTGCCAACGAAGGTGACAGCTCAATCAGCATCATTAACACATTGACAAATACCATTGCCGCTGCACTACCAACGTCCTTCCCACCACGTGGGGTTACCGTTGGAAGAGTAGGATCAGCCTTATCACCTAGTGACCCAATCGATTTGACAGACCCTTATCAACTTGAAGAAATAACTGAATCCGTTTGTATTATTGTTGAAAAAGTTTATGCTAGCTGTCTGCAAAGAGAATGCTTCCCAGCCTTTATTGTCACCTTACCCACAGGCGGTGTTCCTCCGTTCACCTTTGTAAGTATGACCTTTTCTACTGGCGTGATTGTTCCTGGCAGTGTTGTCATTACGCCAATACCAGCTCGCCCCAATTTCTCAAGAGTCCAATTCACCATTCAAATCCCTTATACCTTAGTTTTAAGAGATGCAACCGGAGTCTTGTTTACACTCACGGGCAACCTACCTGATATCAATAAAGACATTGTGATGTACTTCCCACCAACACGACCAGAATTCGACTTCAACCTCCGCGTTGAAACAAGAACAGAAGTATTGACAAGCCCAGTATTAACAAGCACTACGATTCAAATTGCTATTGGCAGCTTTGTTATCACAAAAGTTACAGGCCAAGTTCAGCTCCTCGTTCCAGCCTTCGGATTCTGCCCAGAACCTCCGCTCTGTGAAGAATTCCCCGATATTCCAGAAAATCCGTGTATCAATTTCTTTGATACCACTCTCACTCCATTCCCAAGCGATTTCTTCCCGCCACAGCTGGATAGTTGCCAATAA
- a CDS encoding glycosyltransferase family 1 protein, whose translation MPTIIYPPSIPWSWMFQRPQQLLGRFSASGQTVLYEDLGNFSNPGISPLSPSLLLCQGTSALTVPHLRPRILWLTVPSHINLIENYDPDLVVYDAVDEPKEEFASWAPYYPTILEKADLIICSSGSIYDYFITRHPHVHLIPNGVDYVHFSPSPPYRPTDLPTGKPIAGYSGAIAPWIDWELLKVVIQENPGINFVFLGALFQLNKFPLQFKNAFYLGLKSYRELPTYLHHFDVGLIPFLQTEMTKGCNPIKLYEYYAAGIRVLGTPLPELLTIPKINLEINPQLFSLRLRHLLEEKDLHKAERMAYAQANDWSERAGRILQHISKRANTNRNSV comes from the coding sequence ATGCCTACAATTATCTATCCTCCTTCCATCCCTTGGAGTTGGATGTTTCAACGCCCACAACAGTTACTAGGCCGATTTTCTGCATCCGGCCAAACTGTTCTTTATGAGGACCTCGGCAACTTTTCAAACCCTGGAATCAGCCCGTTGTCTCCCTCTCTTCTTCTCTGCCAAGGAACTTCAGCGCTGACTGTTCCACATCTGCGACCACGTATTCTTTGGTTGACAGTACCCTCTCATATTAATTTAATTGAGAATTATGACCCTGATCTGGTTGTTTATGATGCAGTTGATGAACCTAAAGAGGAGTTTGCCAGTTGGGCCCCCTATTATCCTACAATCCTAGAGAAAGCGGATCTAATCATCTGTAGCAGCGGAAGCATTTACGACTATTTTATTACCCGCCATCCCCATGTTCATCTAATACCGAACGGTGTGGATTACGTTCATTTTTCACCCTCTCCTCCATACCGCCCAACAGACCTTCCTACGGGGAAACCCATCGCAGGATATAGTGGAGCAATTGCCCCCTGGATTGATTGGGAGTTACTCAAAGTTGTCATTCAGGAGAATCCGGGAATTAATTTTGTTTTCCTGGGGGCTCTTTTTCAACTTAATAAGTTCCCCTTGCAATTCAAGAATGCTTTCTATTTAGGACTTAAATCTTATCGAGAACTTCCAACGTATCTTCATCACTTTGATGTTGGTCTGATACCCTTTCTTCAAACAGAAATGACGAAAGGATGCAATCCTATCAAACTTTATGAATATTATGCAGCGGGAATTCGAGTTCTTGGGACACCACTCCCTGAACTGCTTACCATTCCTAAAATTAATCTTGAAATCAACCCTCAATTATTCTCCCTGCGCCTACGCCATTTATTAGAAGAAAAAGATTTGCATAAAGCGGAAAGAATGGCTTACGCTCAGGCAAACGATTGGAGCGAAAGGGCCGGTCGGATACTTCAGCATATTTCTAAGAGGGCTAATACAAATAGGAATAGCGTGTAA
- a CDS encoding glycosyltransferase family 4 protein: MLSLTNEFEDESFGGAGTAVTGIVHMLDRRGVQETVIVPRSDWNVPSWILRGQQIKVLGIPRNSHYFGYLGMIKADVICKEFPEICQGWDVIHCHAINFTPLAYTLSQGVIPIVYSVYSFLRKELGDRPEPDLQAQFKIQEELLMRCQRIQLISQSERQYLASRFPDYLPKTKVIPLGITIPSERWIQGNTNQFLYVGRLLDYKGIEDLIRAVSIRHQSGRRIHLNVVGKGTDSYEGFLKQLVQSLQLEAYVHFQGRVSSSEVWRWMARSTALVIPSLREAYGLVALEGMAIGTPVIASNAGGLAEVVPNTCAITFEAGNVAQLSEALASILDNPLLQKSLSIKGCQNALRFEWSKLAPNYLALLES, translated from the coding sequence ATCTTATCATTAACCAATGAATTTGAAGATGAAAGTTTCGGCGGTGCGGGAACAGCTGTCACAGGAATCGTGCATATGCTTGATCGCAGGGGTGTTCAAGAAACCGTAATAGTACCGCGTAGTGATTGGAATGTACCGAGCTGGATTTTACGAGGACAACAAATCAAAGTCTTAGGGATACCTCGAAACAGTCACTATTTTGGTTATCTCGGGATGATCAAAGCTGACGTTATATGTAAGGAGTTCCCTGAAATTTGCCAGGGGTGGGATGTTATTCATTGCCATGCCATTAATTTTACCCCTTTGGCGTATACCTTGTCCCAAGGAGTTATTCCAATTGTATACTCTGTCTATTCATTCTTACGTAAAGAATTAGGAGACCGGCCAGAGCCGGACTTACAAGCTCAATTCAAGATACAGGAAGAGCTTCTCATGCGTTGTCAACGCATCCAGCTCATAAGTCAAAGCGAAAGACAGTATTTAGCAAGCCGTTTTCCGGATTACCTTCCAAAAACAAAAGTTATACCACTTGGTATCACCATACCATCGGAACGTTGGATACAGGGCAACACGAATCAGTTTCTGTATGTGGGAAGATTGTTGGATTATAAAGGGATCGAGGACTTGATCCGCGCAGTGTCAATTAGACATCAGAGTGGTCGGCGAATCCACTTAAATGTTGTCGGAAAGGGAACAGATTCTTATGAGGGGTTTTTGAAACAGCTTGTTCAGTCTTTGCAACTAGAAGCTTATGTTCATTTTCAGGGCAGAGTATCCAGCTCAGAAGTATGGCGATGGATGGCGCGCTCCACTGCCCTTGTTATACCCAGTCTCCGTGAAGCCTATGGATTAGTGGCCTTAGAGGGAATGGCAATCGGAACACCGGTCATAGCTTCAAATGCTGGGGGGCTAGCAGAAGTTGTGCCCAATACCTGCGCTATAACTTTTGAGGCAGGGAATGTTGCACAGTTATCAGAAGCTCTAGCAAGCATACTGGATAATCCCTTACTTCAAAAATCACTCTCAATCAAAGGGTGTCAGAATGCTTTAAGATTCGAGTGGTCTAAGCTTGCACCAAACTATTTAGCACTCTTGGAGAGTTAA
- a CDS encoding glycosyltransferase family 4 protein has protein sequence MKILFQARPDFMKNPAGDTVQIVSTGQALKNLGIEVHLSADPNVELSSYDLVHIFNITRIKESYMFFLNAQKQAKKIIISPIYWPPNAYLKREGANSNALAVWKHMQPMRSRLLGECDLLLPNSQIEMEVLRQDFLRHAPYQVTPNGFPDSFMGATPELFRKQFPDLPKEFILCAARISPRKNQHWLAKICEELDLPLVLLGPINDQNYYKNVKDFSNVTHIGTLQGELLASAYSAAKVHALPSWFETPGLSSLEASACGTVVISTDQGSPKEYFQDMALYVRPLDDMSLRTALEQSFNASPTPLMQHVQKQYPWSRVAEITLEAYHKVLDQGP, from the coding sequence ATGAAAATACTTTTCCAGGCTCGTCCGGACTTTATGAAAAACCCTGCCGGAGATACCGTCCAAATAGTTTCGACCGGGCAAGCACTTAAAAACCTTGGCATTGAAGTGCATCTATCCGCCGATCCAAATGTCGAGCTTTCTTCTTATGACCTTGTTCATATTTTCAATATTACTCGTATTAAAGAGAGTTATATGTTTTTTCTAAATGCTCAAAAACAAGCAAAAAAAATTATTATATCTCCTATTTACTGGCCGCCTAACGCTTACCTTAAACGCGAAGGTGCCAATTCTAACGCACTAGCGGTTTGGAAACATATGCAGCCCATGCGATCACGTCTTTTAGGAGAATGTGATCTCCTACTACCAAATAGTCAGATCGAAATGGAGGTTCTTCGACAAGACTTTCTCAGACACGCGCCCTATCAGGTGACACCTAATGGATTTCCAGATTCATTTATGGGGGCCACTCCTGAGTTATTCCGAAAACAATTTCCTGATCTGCCGAAAGAATTTATCCTCTGCGCAGCACGAATATCTCCACGTAAAAATCAGCATTGGTTAGCAAAAATATGTGAGGAATTGGATCTCCCTCTTGTTCTCTTAGGACCCATTAATGACCAAAATTATTACAAGAATGTAAAAGACTTTTCAAACGTCACTCATATCGGTACTCTCCAAGGCGAACTTCTTGCTTCTGCTTATTCGGCAGCTAAAGTTCATGCCTTACCTAGTTGGTTTGAAACCCCAGGCTTATCCAGCTTAGAAGCCAGTGCCTGCGGAACAGTTGTCATCTCTACAGACCAAGGAAGTCCTAAGGAATATTTTCAGGATATGGCCCTTTATGTACGTCCACTCGATGACATGAGTTTACGTACTGCTCTAGAACAATCCTTTAATGCATCTCCAACACCTTTGATGCAGCACGTCCAGAAGCAGTATCCTTGGTCGAGAGTCGCTGAGATAACCTTAGAAGCCTATCATAAAGTCCTTGACCAAGGTCCTTAA
- a CDS encoding TPR domain-containing glycosyltransferase — translation MAKKISLCMIVKNEGAALGRCLNSVFGIVDEIIVVDTGSTDSTCKIARQYGAVIHHFLWNDNFSDARNASLALAQGDWILFLDADEELSSDSRKILTRLIQNNTAEGYFVKIVNYLGKEGWIESVPDLVFRLFRNKKDYHFRGAIHEQIADVILEKNPRACYQIAEDFVIIHHGYLDEVITEKDKKHRNLMLIEKELEQNPTNRLLQYHYGVELFRAERYAEAAGVLIQSATDIDPNTIYFPKLIRYIVIAQQSSGQLQEALNTANLGLKFFPNYADLYYYTGLILFDLKHYSQAQNAFLQALSMPEQPPQYASFGGVRGFRSYYYLAQIAEIFLDEEEALKYYLYSLRDNTRFTHALEHLVRILKPAKEPLYTMECLEKVCDFCTSEANLLMGDIYFRYGAYGLALHYLDQVEDGFPASSDIKLRKGICLIQERRFFESLRLLEDFPLESPEYPIAAVNRLFCFWIQNKSQKVRTLWQALHNLGLAQDTENVISLFLTYSEESAPSSNLVLGPEGMLLLLDIVQRLVALQEIKRAMYFLQVLHPNALTEYCMKVAGIFINYSEESRAIPFLQTAIEANPSVEAHFQLAEIYYHLGRHSEAEQHYKHALRLDPDTPRCYVRLIELYTAWRQTILNEALEKYPDNKIFKELSEEVASSHEATD, via the coding sequence ATGGCGAAAAAGATCAGCTTGTGCATGATTGTAAAAAATGAAGGGGCAGCCCTAGGTCGGTGCTTAAATAGCGTATTTGGCATCGTTGATGAGATCATTGTCGTCGATACAGGGTCTACCGATTCTACGTGTAAAATCGCTCGCCAATATGGCGCTGTCATACATCATTTCCTTTGGAACGATAATTTCAGTGATGCTCGAAATGCCTCCTTGGCGCTCGCTCAGGGAGATTGGATTTTATTTTTAGATGCTGATGAAGAGTTATCGTCCGATAGTCGGAAAATCTTAACCCGCTTGATTCAAAACAACACGGCTGAAGGATACTTTGTCAAAATTGTTAATTACCTGGGAAAAGAGGGGTGGATTGAGTCTGTTCCTGACCTTGTGTTTCGGCTCTTCCGCAATAAAAAGGACTATCATTTCCGTGGTGCGATTCACGAACAGATCGCCGATGTCATTTTAGAGAAAAACCCCCGGGCTTGTTATCAGATAGCAGAAGATTTTGTGATCATCCATCACGGTTATTTAGATGAAGTTATAACAGAGAAGGATAAGAAACACCGCAACCTGATGTTAATAGAGAAAGAACTTGAGCAAAATCCTACAAATCGCTTGCTCCAATATCATTATGGCGTTGAACTATTTCGGGCTGAACGATATGCCGAAGCAGCCGGGGTCCTAATCCAGTCTGCAACCGACATTGATCCGAATACAATCTACTTTCCCAAACTCATACGCTATATTGTCATAGCCCAACAGTCTTCCGGTCAACTGCAAGAAGCACTTAATACTGCTAATCTAGGCCTCAAGTTCTTCCCTAACTATGCGGATCTTTACTACTATACCGGACTTATCTTGTTTGACTTAAAGCACTATTCTCAGGCACAAAATGCTTTTCTCCAGGCTCTGTCTATGCCTGAACAACCACCACAATACGCCTCCTTTGGCGGAGTCAGAGGTTTTAGATCCTATTATTATCTGGCCCAAATCGCTGAGATCTTTTTAGATGAAGAGGAGGCTCTTAAGTACTACCTCTATAGCCTTCGTGACAACACACGATTTACTCATGCTTTGGAACATCTTGTTCGTATTCTGAAGCCAGCTAAAGAACCTCTTTATACGATGGAATGCCTAGAAAAAGTCTGCGATTTCTGCACTTCGGAAGCTAATCTCCTTATGGGGGACATCTATTTTAGGTATGGAGCCTATGGGCTAGCCCTCCACTATTTAGATCAAGTTGAAGATGGCTTCCCTGCTTCATCCGATATTAAGCTTAGAAAAGGGATTTGTCTCATTCAGGAACGACGCTTCTTTGAATCCTTAAGACTTCTTGAAGATTTCCCTCTGGAAAGCCCCGAATATCCTATAGCCGCCGTTAATAGACTATTTTGCTTCTGGATTCAAAACAAATCCCAGAAAGTCCGCACCCTATGGCAAGCGCTTCATAACCTTGGCTTAGCACAAGATACGGAAAATGTAATTTCCCTCTTTTTAACTTATTCAGAAGAATCAGCACCTTCTTCAAACTTAGTTTTAGGACCAGAGGGGATGTTGCTATTGCTTGATATTGTCCAGCGTTTGGTCGCTCTGCAAGAAATCAAGCGCGCAATGTATTTCCTACAGGTTCTTCACCCCAATGCGTTAACAGAATATTGCATGAAGGTTGCTGGAATCTTTATAAACTATAGCGAGGAAAGCAGAGCTATTCCATTTTTACAAACAGCTATTGAAGCAAATCCATCCGTTGAAGCTCATTTCCAGCTTGCTGAGATATATTATCACCTGGGAAGGCATTCTGAAGCTGAACAACATTATAAACATGCTCTCCGATTGGACCCAGATACTCCCCGCTGTTATGTTCGTCTTATAGAACTCTACACCGCTTGGCGACAAACCATTTTAAATGAAGCCCTTGAAAAATACCCTGATAATAAGATTTTTAAGGAACTATCAGAGGAGGTTGCATCCAGCCATGAAGCGACGGATTAG
- a CDS encoding CgeB family protein, with product MNVLFLNDSSLLRYGLASGFSPSDEIRYIPVHQSGWEGSLTALLRTWKPSFALAEGVSISTVARKLFPLLRRHKLPLVYWAIDDPPDWLRMSRPLARGASLVLTPAQECLSLYKREKMRARYFHFACNPAFHRPVTPSAEYSCDLLLVANYYTSYPQRKIGLETILTPLRSKEFQLKVFGNEHWLVNTDRYTLEPNVYQGYLPYDRLPSAYSSAKIVLGLHSVIDSLTMMSMRTFETLGCGAFFLTHWTPALENYFKNHVHLVWSRHPDETLELVRFYLNREDLRQKIARQGQEEVYRNHTYQHRIQSVYEYLQKL from the coding sequence ATGAATGTTCTATTTTTGAATGATTCCTCTTTGTTGCGTTATGGATTAGCTTCAGGTTTTTCCCCCTCAGATGAGATTCGTTATATTCCGGTGCATCAATCCGGTTGGGAAGGCAGTTTAACCGCGCTGCTTCGGACGTGGAAACCCAGTTTTGCTTTAGCAGAGGGTGTTTCGATTTCAACGGTGGCTCGAAAACTATTTCCTCTTTTACGCCGTCATAAACTTCCACTCGTCTATTGGGCTATCGATGATCCCCCAGATTGGCTTCGTATGTCCCGTCCTTTGGCACGCGGAGCCAGTCTGGTCCTTACTCCCGCCCAAGAGTGTCTTTCCCTTTATAAACGGGAAAAAATGCGCGCACGTTATTTTCACTTTGCCTGTAATCCAGCCTTCCACCGTCCAGTCACACCATCAGCAGAGTATTCTTGCGACTTACTTCTCGTTGCTAATTATTACACCTCGTATCCTCAAAGGAAAATAGGACTGGAAACAATCCTTACTCCCTTACGCTCTAAAGAGTTTCAATTAAAAGTTTTCGGTAACGAACACTGGTTAGTAAATACGGACCGTTATACGTTAGAACCCAATGTATATCAAGGATATCTGCCTTACGACCGATTACCCAGCGCTTATTCCTCAGCGAAGATCGTTCTAGGCTTACACTCTGTTATAGACTCTCTTACAATGATGAGCATGAGGACTTTTGAGACCTTAGGTTGTGGAGCCTTTTTCCTAACACACTGGACGCCAGCCCTTGAAAACTATTTTAAAAACCATGTCCATCTCGTCTGGAGCCGTCATCCAGATGAAACCTTAGAACTTGTGCGTTTTTACCTAAACCGCGAAGACCTCCGTCAAAAGATTGCTCGCCAGGGACAGGAAGAAGTGTACCGCAATCATACCTATCAGCACCGAATCCAGTCCGTTTACGAGTATCTTCAAAAGTTATAG
- a CDS encoding glycosyltransferase — protein MKRRISLTMIVKNESFHLVSCLESVKNDVDEIVIVDTGSTDDTVNIAQRYTSKVYSFPWHNDFSAARNFAIEQASGDWILALDADEEVEYQDQNNLHTLLQREQDKEAFLLPLLNPVSDSTEEYNTFYVLRLFRNNESYRYVGKIHEQVSLPNQQNVGLATSPILKHKSLPLKVRHQKRNRNLALLKKAAYEDPDNLFLHYYLGVEWLMLGKAGYALPFLKKAYNNLSDAHLLFRTPALKYLLLSLKELGQLDEALSLCLETSLQYPDFTDLFYLGGLLLEEKEEYYIALKWFDKAITCGTPPALLSHSTGTESFLAYYHLGFCYDRIGKIPEARNAYETALKLNPKYHFPLYSLFLNLLNEKGPTFCYQHLDALGLLEIPLNCLTSAELFFRSNHADKAFCCLETYKNIFLDDEDFPFFYGKYCIYSGRLQTGFNSLLQITKNSPYYNSAQTLLIVSLILLGNLSKAKTLAIKLWKHPATRGEAHIFLWLIRFMQNQTLPPSPLKIREKELLPWVTELFLDYKRYQSPKFFSKSLIAAYGLGLEALIKATEKGFQWLLNDYDQRLQDVKLKFTAKYGDRRLLVES, from the coding sequence ATGAAGCGACGGATTAGCCTCACTATGATCGTAAAAAATGAATCCTTTCATCTGGTCAGCTGTCTGGAAAGTGTCAAAAACGACGTTGACGAAATAGTTATTGTCGATACAGGATCAACGGATGATACCGTCAACATTGCTCAGCGGTATACCTCAAAGGTATACTCCTTTCCTTGGCACAACGATTTCAGTGCCGCTAGAAACTTTGCTATTGAACAAGCTTCGGGGGATTGGATCTTAGCTCTGGATGCCGACGAAGAAGTTGAGTATCAAGATCAGAACAACCTTCATACCTTGCTGCAGAGAGAACAAGATAAAGAGGCATTCTTGCTTCCTCTTCTTAACCCCGTTTCAGATTCTACAGAAGAATATAATACGTTTTACGTGCTCAGGTTGTTTAGAAATAACGAGAGTTATAGGTATGTCGGTAAAATTCATGAACAGGTCTCCCTTCCAAATCAACAAAATGTTGGACTTGCCACAAGTCCTATCTTAAAGCATAAATCTCTGCCTCTGAAAGTACGTCATCAAAAAAGAAACCGGAACCTGGCCCTTCTAAAAAAAGCCGCTTATGAAGACCCCGATAACCTCTTTTTACATTATTATTTAGGGGTCGAGTGGCTCATGCTGGGTAAAGCAGGCTATGCTCTGCCTTTTCTAAAAAAAGCCTACAACAATCTAAGCGATGCTCACCTGCTTTTTCGTACTCCTGCACTAAAATATCTTCTCCTATCTCTTAAAGAGTTAGGTCAGCTCGACGAAGCTCTCTCCCTTTGCCTGGAAACGAGCTTACAATACCCGGACTTTACAGATCTTTTTTATCTGGGCGGACTTCTGTTGGAAGAAAAAGAAGAATACTATATTGCGCTGAAGTGGTTTGATAAAGCAATTACTTGTGGTACTCCCCCGGCATTGCTTAGCCATTCCACAGGCACAGAAAGTTTTTTAGCTTACTATCATTTAGGCTTCTGTTATGACAGAATCGGAAAGATTCCCGAAGCCAGAAATGCTTATGAGACTGCCCTTAAGCTCAACCCGAAATATCATTTCCCTCTCTATTCACTCTTTTTAAATTTGCTTAATGAAAAAGGTCCCACTTTTTGTTATCAACACTTAGACGCTCTTGGATTGCTAGAAATTCCCCTTAACTGCCTTACCTCGGCTGAGCTTTTTTTCCGCTCCAACCATGCAGATAAGGCCTTTTGCTGTTTAGAAACCTACAAAAATATTTTTCTAGATGATGAGGATTTCCCATTTTTTTATGGAAAGTACTGTATATATTCCGGCAGGCTTCAGACCGGCTTTAACTCCTTACTTCAGATTACGAAAAATAGCCCTTATTACAACTCTGCCCAAACCCTCTTAATAGTTTCATTAATTCTGCTCGGTAATTTATCAAAAGCTAAAACCTTAGCGATTAAGCTTTGGAAACATCCTGCGACTCGAGGAGAGGCTCACATTTTTCTATGGTTAATCCGATTTATGCAAAATCAAACTCTTCCCCCATCTCCACTAAAAATTCGCGAGAAGGAACTGCTTCCATGGGTTACTGAACTATTCCTAGATTATAAGCGTTATCAATCTCCGAAATTCTTTTCCAAATCCCTGATTGCCGCTTATGGCCTAGGCCTTGAAGCACTCATAAAAGCTACTGAAAAGGGGTTCCAGTGGCTTCTCAACGATTATGATCAACGTTTACAAGATGTCAAACTCAAATTTACTGCTAAATATGGAGATAGACGGTTGTTGGTCGAGTCATGA